The following are from one region of the Halictus rubicundus isolate RS-2024b chromosome 15, iyHalRubi1_principal, whole genome shotgun sequence genome:
- the LOC143361228 gene encoding uncharacterized protein LOC143361228 — protein sequence MAAACYEKEVVVGAAMHGHGHHHHHHHHHHHHHHHHGGTAGQQTGQQPPPPTPSSQPPPPQQQKQQQQQQQTVLPAASTILETATVSSATGTTGNTTATATAAAVAAAAAAVAVTTYKDYKDYSQPLHVDCSVEYELPSQAKPPPGGGEPLLMIHPCYYRRAERERRSPFVNNLPPPSNAPISSSRRSSRRSAAAAAAAAAAAAAGVVVATATVSSTSSAVAATEVAAASVTTSTAVSSSSSATAAVLSATAAVVATATDTAAASLVSTTGQMSAAMAASYRAALNAAATLSQQQQQQQQRRHHPQPQPPPPPPPPQQQLHHHHRTLAASQHPLHGQQQSQQQQGSTPTTSGTEMISADEKAVISGIYQHYFRAMRAHNHQHQQQQPPPPPLPQHQQQPPPPPPPPPHRTSQHQLHHQPNHQSDRSSSSASVTPTAATSLSGILRQSYQQTYQSASSSCSSASSHLRVATASAVVAHHPYRRPSATLLSRAASHLGHQVSSSSSSSVSSSSSSSTSIGASSGVSSGGVSSVYASTIHRHHASSLHALQAAGFYETPGYHALLPQS from the coding sequence ATGGCCGCCGCCTGCTACGAGAAGGAAGTGGTGGTAGGTGCCGCTATGCACGGACACGGTCatcaccatcaccaccaccatcaTCACCACCATCACCATCACCACCACGGGGGAACGGCTGGCCAACAAACCGGCCAACAGCCGCCGCCACCGACGCCGTCGTCGCAGCCGCCACCGCCGCAGCAacaaaaacaacaacaacaacagcagcaaacGGTGTTGCCGGCAGCGTCGACGATCCTGGAGACAGCTACCGTCAGCTCGGCGACGGGCACGACAGGGAACACGACAGCCACCGCGACCGCCGCAGCGGTGGCGGCCGCGGCCGCAGCCGTCGCGGTGACCACCTACAAAGACTACAAGGACTACTCGCAGCCGCTCCACGTGGACTGCAGCGTCGAGTACGAGCTGCCCAGTCAGGCGAAACCGCCACCCGGCGGCGGCGAGCCCCTTCTCATGATACACCCCTGCTACTATCGGCGCGCCGAGCGCGAGAGGAGAAGTCCGTTCGTGAACAACCTGCCGCCGCCGTCGAACGCGCCCATATCCTCCTCGAGAAGGAGCAGCAGGAGGAGCGCGGCTGCGGCCGCTGCCGCGGCGGCTGCAGCGGCGGCCGGTGTCGTCGTCGCAACCGCGACAGTGTCCTCGACCTCGTCGGCGGTCGCCGCGACGGAAGTTGCCGCCGCGTCGGTCACCACCTCGACTGCCGTGTCCTCGTCGAGTTCCGCAACGGCTGCCGTGTTATCCGCTACCGCGGCGGTCGTCGCGACCGCGACCGACACCGCCGCCGCGAGTCTCGTCTCCACAACCGGTCAGATGTCCGCTGCCATGGCCGCGTCTTATCGCGCGGCTCTGAACGCTGCTGCCACGCTGTctcaacaacaacagcagcagcaacagagACGACATCATCCTCAACCTCAacctccgccgccgccgccaccgccgcagCAGCAgcttcatcatcatcatcgcaCGTTAGCCGCCAGCCAGCATCCTCTCCACGGCCAGCAGCAATCGCAACAGCAGCAAGGAAGCACGCCAACCACTTCCGGCACCGAAATGATCTCGGCCGACGAGAAAGCAGTCATATCAGGTATTTATCAACACTACTTCCGCGCGATGCGCGCACACAATCATCAGcatcagcagcagcagccgccgccgccgccgctgccgcaACATCagcagcagccgccgccgccgccgccgccgccaccgcatCGTACCAGCCAGCATCAACTGCATCATCAACCTAATCACCAAAGCGACCGAAGTTCCTCCTCCGCGTCCGTCACACCGACGGCCGCCACGTCGCTCTCCGGTATACTACGGCAGAGCTACCAACAGACATACCAGTCCGCGAGCAGCAGTTGCTCGAGCGCGTCGAGCCATTTGCGTGTCGCGACCGCGTCCGCCGTCGTCGCCCATCATCCGTACAGGCGGCCGTCGGCGACGTTGCTGTCGCGGGCGGCCTCCCATCTCGGCCATCAGGTCTCctcatcgtcgtcgtcctcggtctcctcgtcgtcctcctcctccacgTCCATCGGTGCTTCCAGCGGCGTCTCGTCCGGCGGCGTATCCAGCGTTTACGCGAGCACGATACACAGGCATCACGCCAGCTCGCTGCACGCCCTACAAGCCGCCGGTTTCTACGAGACGCCCGGCTATCATGCTCTCCTGCCGCAGAGTTAG
- the Xbp1 gene encoding LOW QUALITY PROTEIN: X box binding protein 1 (The sequence of the model RefSeq protein was modified relative to this genomic sequence to represent the inferred CDS: deleted 2 bases in 1 codon), translated as MSVLKSVIITLPKGLPKAAGIIPGIELHKSVAKLNFTSLLSDKSKMDPKRFAKHDSMQDDATMFKADTCVRGKKRRLDHLTWEEKLQRKKLKNRVAAQTSRDRKKAKLDELEETVKTLRERNELLTQECTMLRSQNELLVTETKRLRKEKDAKNTGELLCSLCQGRVGCAVSSLGSTVSPNHPLQQGGATQLASSLTLTPGAAILLKIDHLPPLEELFGDLQGDDYIERLEELAESLLREVTAEVETNPCRTNEQVSVKEDTAKKRDHPEGVVGPTPENVEAGRACGGLSDSYPPWHPVASSTVSSTPCTRTNATTLVPIKSEVEVKQEEVDTHDLDTVYGTYDETTNSITIIYPGEENGVGIQECVQEVSTDGACSAEDSAYFTPNCYYSNNQLSPTYTCTDTMSPSSIHSEDMDSGFTQTKLDSSASDCGYESHDSPAPDSRSEKSNLALSDLWHESFSELFPTLA; from the exons ATGAGCGTACTGAAGAGCGTCATCATCACGTTGCCTAAAGGCCTGCCCAAGGCGGCCGGAATCATTCCTGGCATCGAGCTACACAAATCTGTCGCTAAACTAAATTTCACCTCTCTGCTGTCCGATAAATCGAAGATGGACCCGAAGAGATTCGCGAAACACGACAGCATGCAGGACGACGCCACGATGTTCAAGGCCGATACCTGTGTTCGCGGAAAGAAACGACGATTGGATCATTTGACATGGGAGGAGAAGCTACAAAGGAA aaaattgaaaaatagggtAGCGGCTCAGACCTCCCGTGACCGCAAAAAGGCAAAATTGGACGAGCTCGAGGAGACCGTGAAAACGTTGAGGGAACGGAATGAACTGCTGACGCAAGAGTGCACGATGTTGAGGTCGCAGAACGAGTTGTTGGTCACCGAAACGAAACGCTTGAGGAAGGAGAAAGACGCAAAGAACACGGGAGAACTGCTCTGCTCGTTGTGTCAAGGCCGTGTTGGCTGTGCTGTGTCCTCGCTGGGATCTACAGTGTCCCCCAATCACCCTCTGCAGCAGGGTGGAGCAACACAGCTGGCATCGTCTCTGACGCTAACACCCGGAGCAGCAATCCTCCTGAAG ATTGACCATTTACCTCCTCTTGAAGAATTGTTTGGTGACCTCCAAGGGGATGACTACATCGAGCGACTTGAGGAACTTGCAGAAAGCCTTCTGCGAGAGGTTACCGCCGAAGTGGAAACAAATCCTTGTAGAACAAATGAACAA GTGTCAGTCAAGGAAGATACCGCTAAGAAACGTGATCATCCAGAAGGAGTGGTGGGGCCGACACCAGAAAATGTGGAAGCCGGTCGAGCCTGTGGAGGCTTGAGCGACAGCTACCCGCCCTGGCATCCTGTTGCAAGCAGCACAGTTAGCAGCACACCTTGTACCCGTACAAACGCGACCACACTTGTGCCGATCAAATCGGAGGTCGAGGTCAAGCAAGAAGAAGTCGACACGCACGACTTGGACACAGTTTATGGTACCTACGACGAGACCACGAATTCGATAACGATCATCTACCCTGGCGAAGAGAACGGAGTCGGTATTCAAGAGTGTGTCCAAGAAGTGAGCACAGACGGCGCCTGCTCGGCCGAGGACTCCGCGTACTTCACACCAAATTGTTACTATTCGAACAATCAGCTTTCACCGACCTACACGTGCACGGACACTATGTCGCCGTCTAGTATACATTCCGAAGACATGGACTCGGGTTTCACGCAAACGAAACTGGACTCCAGCGCGTCCGATTGCGGTTACGAGTCCCATGATTCTCCAGCGCCCGACAGCAGAAGCGAGAAGAGCAACCTGGCCCTATCTGACCTCTGGCACGAGAGTTTCTCAGAGCTGTTCCCTACGCTGGCCTGA